GCCGAGTACGCCACCGGGCTGGCCGGCAGCCTCTCGCTGCTGCTGCGGATGCGCTCCGGCGGCCCGCGTGCCTGGCTGCCCGAGGGCGAAAGCGCCCACCTCTGAACTTCCGGTGGCCGTCGGCCACCGGCAGCCGGTCCGTCAGGACCGGTACACCTCCCAACAGAAGGAGTCCATCATGATGGAGTTCGACATCGACGCCCTGCAGGTCCTCCCCGCCGACCTGGCCACGGAGAACGCCCTCG
This is a stretch of genomic DNA from Streptomyces sp. NBC_00536. It encodes these proteins:
- a CDS encoding ALQxL family class IV lanthipeptide, encoding MMEFDIDALQVLPADLATENALGEEHAAALITACRIHFSGC